ATTCTAATAATACCTCTCTTATGtattttaataggaaaaatattattgGATCGTATAATTTACTATTGCATTACCTaaccttactttactatttatatatatcACTAACACCTTTATACctagctttatatttattatataatattctATATTACTCGTATAATAGTATACCTAATACCATTCTGTGCAGGTCGTTTAGACTATTCTAATAATGCCTCTCTCgtttattttaataggaaaaatgttatcggatcgtacaacttactattatattaCCCAACCTTACTTTATTATCTATATACATTACTAACACCCTCACACCTAGCTTCACATCTATTATATAGCATTCCACACCGCTCGTACGATAATGCACTATATACTATTCTGTGCAGCTCATTCAGGCAATtctaataatatttttattttctattttaataggaaaaatcttatcggatcgtacaaTTAAATTCTTTAACGGATCCTACCCCCTGTTTCCAAAGTGGGGCATTTTTTTTGGTGCGCTTTTCAACGGATTATACTACAATCCATCGGAGAATAATTGatagggactgcggttaccggagcggaagctcggcctccggaagcaatccgaggtcccggaaggctaagcgctaaggccggtaccctgcagtggttaaacggtagcggcaacgtggcctgcagtggttaaacggtagcggcaacgtggcctaTAGTGgccaaacggtagcggcaacgtagcctgtaaccttatatttagatagcgcacttagcgggcgttcaggccgggaaacgcgcgtttaggcccgggaacggaatcaccctcggggagcaagtaagaggccgatagcctataagacctctaCCTtacaccctatccactgtggtattttttagtctataaggttcaattAATATACTAGTTTACCACACTCAttagtgcctcacaagcctatattacagtgattctcttttatatattacagggcaccgcccctgtaatccttcttccttcagtgccacggcaactgtcgaataCCGCAGTtaaagtcttcttcgctcttagtgtactgcgccgatagctatttgagcctacATTTACAGGCCTTAATAGCATCTATTTCAACACTTACCTTATCGTACTCCCTAAATACTTCTTTAAGTTTAGCTTTAAAGGTATAGTAgcttttaaaatattttatagtaattttcttttaatccTCCGGCTTTTACTTATAGTAGTCGTCGAAAATAAGCTCGAACTATATAAAAGCCTTATCCTTAAGCCTAATAACCGCGAAAATTACCTTCGactttttattaataaactaatttaggtattaacgaaaataaatCTTAAgttaaattaaaaaccctttaaGCTCTGCCTTTTCTACTTTATAGCGTTCCGGTATCGGGAACTTAATAATCGATTTAAATATAATCGAAATAGCGAAAACTTATTTTTAAGTTTATtaagcctcgtcctcgagttctttAAGACGCTTAAAGACTTATTTTACAGTAAAAGGTATAGGTTTAGTAAAAGGTCCCTCGGCGCCTGGGCTAAacgggacgcctcctattTAAACGTTTTTAAATCCggctataatagtaaaaaaataTCTTTAACTTATCTATAATAgaattaaaataaatatataacgtataacgaacccctatctagaacctttAAAAGAGATATTAATTAAAggcacttttaaataatcttagttcggtatagctaaatagtatataatagtagcttatctctattataatagtttaaatactaacgattataatttatattatatattacggaactattgATTTatactagctagttcctccgtatatatagtcCTTATACTAAACTATAATTAGTCTTTTAAGGCTACTAATTCTTTCTACTTAGCTTACTTAGTGCCCTAATTATACTAATTACTTTACTTAGTCTACTTAGTACCCTAATTACACTAATTACTCTGCTTAGTTTACTTAGTGCCTTAATTATACTAATTATTCGTCCTTTACTGTAATTAGCTCCCTTATACGTTCTCTTAATTAGCCCCTATTTCCGCGGCCCTATAACCGTCCTATACTAGGGTTATAATAGTAAGGCAAaggtcttataggctatcggcctcttacttATTCCCCGAGGGTAACTCCGTTTCCAGGCctaaacgcgcgtttcccgggcccgaacgcccgctaagtgcgctatccaaatataaggttaggaGCTACGTTAtaggccacgttgccgctaccgtttaacCACTGTAGAgcacgttgccgctaccgtttaacCACTGtagggcaccggccttagcgcttAGCTtcccgggacctcggattgcttttagaggccgagcctccgctccggttaccgcagtccctaaatactgctgattcaagccattgTGTGGCCTCTGAGGCCCTATAATATATAGGGCTCAAATACACTATAAAATctacaaacaaaagctgtattttaacatatataataaatatttttaaaatctttttataaaaaaaatacttttatattatataaaggACCAGgctattattattaaaaagCTTGAAGGATTTTTAGTCAATCGTTTTTTAGTAACTTCGAATAGAATTAAGTAACTGACTTTATTAAACGACgactttactattatattgTCACGGTTTTGCgagacagtggggccacgagaGCCAATTAGGGCTGGACCGAGCGATCGAGAGGGGCTCACAGTCCAGTTGGACGGAATGGACAATAAGgtggggaccggggaccggGGCGGAGCTCACGGCCCACGGTCCAGTATCGGCCAATCAAGAgtggaccgaggaccgtctgtaagtcaatggtccacggtcccaaggtctatatatacggaggaactggctggagtagatagacagttccgcagtatgcaatacaagtcacaatcgttggtacttagactattgtgattgagacaagccatttgttatatattatttagctataccgaaccaggattgttcagaagtgccttcgactagtatccctttcagcGGTTCTACATAGGGGTTCGTGACAATATTACATGGAAACCAGTCGCTTTCTTTTCCATTCCTCTATATCTCTATGCTTCGGTTACTCTATTGTACCATCAGGACGCAGCTTTGTAATATTTGAACGCCGCGGAGCTAAGACGGCCGCCGCGGCGCTTGTCTCCACAGCATTCATAAATATGCGCGCAGAGATGCTAGACAATTTACTTCCTTCATCAAACCTTCCATCTCAAATTCCCAACATAATGGCGCCTACTTACTTAATCGTTGGTGCGACTGGCAACACCGGCCAAAGTGTTGTGGAAACCTTGTCCAAGCTTTCAACATGCGCTGTCATCGCCTTGACACGATCGCTGCACAGTCCGGTCGCAAAACATCTCGCGATTCTCCCAAATGTTCAAGTCCTCGAAAAGAACTGGATGGATATCACGGCACAGTGGCTACGTGAGCACGAGATAGAAAGGGCCTTTGTCGCAACTCCTAGCCAGCCAAGTCAGTTTGCCGAAGAAACCACATTCCACGTTGCCGCTCTCAAAGCCGGCGTCAAATACGTAGTGCGCATTtcgacaacagcagccaacgTCAGACCTGACTGCGAAGCCTATTATCCGCGCATCCATTGGGCAATCGAGGCTTTGCTCAGCACACCAGAGTTTAAGCCGCTGCAATGGACGTCTCTCCAGGCCAACAACTTCTCCAGTTTCTGGTTAGCTACCGCAGCCGAGTTCATCAAGCAATATCGCAAGACGGGTAAACAAGACACACTTCGGTTGGTGGCATCAGAGGATGCACCTGTTGGGACTGTCGACGCCAACGACGTGGGAGTTTTGGCGGCGCATCTGTTATTGCAAGAGGACGTCTCACCACATAACAACGCCAAATATGTTGTTAATGGACCTGAGGACATTACGGGAAGACAGATCCTTGAGTTGGTTGAGAGGTACATCGGCACCAGCGTGGACAACGTCATCTTCAAAGATATGTCGTTTCTTGATTATGTGATTGGTGCGACTCAAGGGTCCCAAAGTGTTTTGATGTCTATGAAGCATGGCCCAGAGACAGCGTGGAATGGGGAGTGCACAGCGTCTGCCACAAGTGAGGCAGTCTTGAAGCTGGCTGCGCCTACTCGGACACCAGCCGACACTTTGAAGGCAATGCTGCAGGAATGATGCCGTGGATAGTTACCTAGGCAGGATAGTGCGACATATTCTTGGCATTTACAAACCATACCATGGGTAAAGTTCCTCTCGACCTTTGAGTATCAAATTTTTATCTAATAGAACAAACTCCACTATgtcttgttgaagaaaacCGCAGACAGTGATGCTACCTATCCAACTGATTGCTTTCAAATGACGTGAAATGTCAGCTTACCATAATTTCGTCCTGCGGACTTCGTGATTCTATGCCTGCCTGAGATGTGGATTCCCTGGAAGTGTTTGAAGCCCTGGCGGTATTAGTACAACCTGGAGAATTCTTCATGACACGCATAAACTTACATTCACCGCCTCTTCCAACAATCTCCCCTTCAACCTGTGTTGGTTTCGCGCAAGCCACGCCTTCTGCAGCAGACTGGAACTCCAACGCATGACACCGATCGTTAACGCAATCATCCCCCAGCACAGCATCCATCCCCCGCTGAAGAGCATCTCCCTTCCAGCCAAAGATATAGTCACCGTGCTGTCCATACCCTATGCTATCAATTGACATCTTAGGCAAGCTCACACTTTCAAGACATTGGCCACTTACCCGTCACCAAAGCTGTACACAAACGGCTGCCTCTTGGCTGTCTCATCAAAATAAGCCGGGTCATTGAACTGTGATGTATCCCACAGCATTTCATACATCAACTGTGGGATTCGCACCGGGTGTGTCTCTGGGCAGGCCTGACCGGCcagtctccctcctccgacagGGCTGTATGCAACATGTGAACTGTGGTCGGGAGAATCCAAGTTTTTACCGTCCCAACAAGATGGGAATATCACAGAGCCCCGAATACCACCAGGGCACACTTTCGTCGGCAGCTCAGAGCTATCAGCAGAGTCACACGGGGTGAATCCTGTCGTGTTGCCATTGCAGCGGTGGCAGATGCCGGGGAAGGTACGGTCTTTTGACGTGATGTCTGGCGAGCCGGCGAGCATTCTGAAGCCCTGAGACACCAGTCAGGCTGGAAGATTGCAACCTAAAGATCTTGAAGGGGAAACTCACTGGGGGAAATGCTGTCACTTTTCCGTTACCAGATGTACTGCCAAAAACGGATGTCATGTAATAGACCGTaatccctcctcctactGGATGACGGACTCCATCCAGTCCCACAAAGTTTGGACGTTGAGGAACAAGCTTGAAAGAGCCATTTTCTGGAGAGCGAAAATAGAGAGAGGCAGTCCAGTAGTTGGAGAAGTCTTCAGAATACGTGCAAGTGGTGCAAGTGGATGCCCGAGAGGGTTCCATCTCTGAAGGATCCATCTGGACTTGTCAGCGCCATTTGCTGCCATCAAAAGCAAGGTCCATCCTACTGTCACGTTGAATGAGTTTCCACCCACGATCTGGTGTGTATGTGGTGAAGGGCTCAAGCCGGGATTGACCAATGGATCCGTCCTCTCGATGACAAGCTGAGAGCACGCGAAGCGGAGGAGCTTGCCAACAATGACATTTTGAGAGGTTACAAGAACAACCTGAAGGAGTAGGCCCGCAAAAATGAATGTGAAAATCATGATTAGACGGGAATTGCTTGATCAGAAACTATCAGCAACAAGCATATTGAGACTGAACCGGGGGTCTGCCGGTTATAAGTAGACTGTGCCAGGTTGCCGCTCAATAAATGAagacaccaccctcctccagcgTTGCAAGGAGCGGCCAATTGAAACTTGGAAGCAATTAAGTTTCGGGGGATATATCCGAGAGGCTATCGAAACCCTCGGCATAGTAGAGCTGGAGTTGTGAGGAGACAGCATACACAACTTACTTGATATACCTTACGTCCCAGTTGGCAAACAATGTTTCCTGTCGACCCAACCTGGGAGCTTAGCACACTCTCTTTGGACAGGTTCGGTCACCTGTCCGATTAGAACACCTTTCCCAGAAAATAAattgtttgttttctttccgGAATACCTTGCTATTACAAAGTACTCTATACCTGGTAGCTATCGAAGTATATGGATAAATGTCAAAAGTAGTGCACCCCTAAACCGGGATGGAACCACCGGCAGTCCTGGCAGCACCCTCTGATGCagacagaaaaaaacatAATCTTCATTTCGGAATGATAGTTAAAGGGGTCATATCCTACTACTTCCATGCCAAAAGCTCTCCATTCATAACCCCAAACCACGaacccttcttctccttccatTCATGACAAGCTTTGACAAAGTCATCAACTTCCTCGGGTGTTGCATGGCCTCCTCCGATAGTCCTTTCCCGAAGCTGGCTTCCCTCCCTGAATCTTTCCGCACAACTATCGCCAAAGAATTGgactgcctcctcctccgagaAGCACCATGAACTTGCCGTGCTCTTCACCTTATGCTGTTCAAACCCAGCTTCCAGTGCAGCGCTCTTCAAGCCCATCCCCATGTCTGGACTGCCTCCGGTCTCGAGAATCGTGCCCGTGATCGCCTTCTCCCACATGTCGAGTCTCTTATCCACCTGAAACCACCTGGTTGTGCTCATGATCATCTCCTTGCATCCAACGACGCCTCCTGGCTTGAGCACTCTTCGGACCTCTTTCAGTGCAACAGTGGCGTCGCAGGGCAGATGCATAATGACCATGTGTAAATGTACGACATCGAAACTATCGTCCTCAAACGGTAGGCGAGAGGTCACATCTCCGACCACAAAGTTGCCATTGCCAAGGGAGCGAGAAGTAAATGTGCTGCGTGCTGCATTGAGAGCCGACTCGGTGATTTCGACGCATGTCACCCTCCCTTGAGGCACGAGAGCGGCCAAGTCGGCAGATATGGTTCCTGGTCCGCACCCAATGTCGAGAATGTCGAAGTGGGACTTGATGTGAGGAATGAGATACGCTGCATCCCGCTGGGCGGTGCGCCGAGAGTGAGCGGCGAGAACGGCGGCTGAGTGGCCGTGAATGTATTTGTCTGCCATTTTGGATGATTGATGGGAAGAATCACCTGAACTCAAGCCGCGGCCGgcatggagatggagatccGAAGAGGCCTACCCCACCCTGCGTCCAACTTTGCAAGGTTCTGAGTCAGCAAGGATGCCGAGTTGTTTCTACACTATTTCCACTACAACGTCTTAAGCCACGTCATGATTGCCCTTGTCATGACCCCATCCTGATATCCCAAAGCAGCATCGAGCACCGCTTGGACGTGCGCCTCACCTTCACACTCGACCATGATCCTCTCCCCACTCCCCAGTTCCTCCATCCAGTCTTTATTCTTTTCCTGTTTCGCAATCACGGTCCGGGTATTGGCGTACGACTCCCCGCCAAAGAATCTACAGTCGTCCAAAAACACTTCTGCTGTCCCAACCGTGATGAacagcttcttcaccaacctgGCCCCACCTTTTCCTTGAAACACAGCCTGCCACACCTTGTCTGCTCCCTCAACTCCGCACAGATTTGCCCAAACCTCCTTTTCATCCCCCTTCCAAGCCTCTCCAAACTCATCCACCTGTATTCTGGTCAGGTAATCTCGCTTTTCATTCATTTTGTAGCTTCCCATTGGGGAGTCCATCGACTCCTTGTGCAGTCTGACAAACGGACTAATCATCACCGCGGCCTGGAACTCTTCACCACTTTTGATCTGGAGCTTTGGGGCATAAGGGCTAGGGTTCTGGATGTGGGACAATACTGATCCAACCAGCGTACCACCTGCACTGTCGCCCGCTAAGATAATGTCCTCGGCAGAGATGCCGAGACCAGAGGAGGTGCACATAAGATAGGAAAGGGACGCCACGCATTGGATGAGCTGTGCTGGGTATGGGTGTTCCGGGGCTAGGCTGTATTCGAGAATGATGATTTGCTTCGCTCGAACTGAATGGCCACATGCGAGGATAAAGGGCATGTGAGGGGATCGCAATGGATTCACGAAACCACCGCCGTGAAAGTAAAGAAGCGTCGGGGCTTTCCCAGACCTGGATTTGGCTTCGACATTGCCCAGTGTCAAAATATGCAACACTGCTGGCGGCAAAAGAGCAGGATGAAGCTCGGTCAATGAAGCTGGTAAAGTGACGATCTGGTGTGCGATCTTGTGCTTGCTGCAGTAGTCCTTGATTGTGGATCCCGTGGAAACACGACGGACCAGCCATCTGAGCAGAGGGGTGGGAAATATGCTTCTTTGCGTGCGCAGAAATGTCAGGGCGCAGTTTTGGCGCCAGTGAAGAGATTTCTGGTTAGAAAACAAAAATGCTAGCGACCATTTTGTTACTGTTGATGATTAGCTGCTGTCAACGGGTTACAATGCGAAAAACATACAGAAGAGGGGAAATAAGGCAACCAAGGAGATCCAGTCAAGGACCTCCGGACTGGCGTCTGGGCGCAACTTCTGTTTTGATGTCATCTTTGACAAATTCACGAGAAATCGGGCCCCGAGGTGCCTAAAAACTATTATGCATCATTGGGCTTTATCAACTGCTGTCATTCAACTGTTGAATGGGTTGAGGTCCGAAGGAACCGAACAAAGTCAGGCCTCGGCAATGGCGGAAGCCGCCTACCTATTTTTAGCTTAGCCTCGGATGACGATGGACGCT
The sequence above is a segment of the Podospora pseudoanserina strain CBS 124.78 chromosome 5, whole genome shotgun sequence genome. Coding sequences within it:
- a CDS encoding hypothetical protein (COG:I; MEROPS:MER0033274; EggNog:ENOG50KOG4388), translated to MTSKQKLRPDASPEVLDWISLVALFPLFLTKWSLAFLFSNQKSLHWRQNCALTFLRTQRSIFPTPLLRWLVRRVSTGSTIKDYCSKHKIAHQIVTLPASLTELHPALLPPAVLHILTLGNVEAKSRSGKAPTLLYFHGGGFVNPLRSPHMPFILACGHSVRAKQIIILEYSLAPEHPYPAQLIQCVASLSYLMCTSSGLGISAEDIILAGDSAGGTLVGSVLSHIQNPSPYAPKLQIKSGEEFQAAVMISPFVRLHKESMDSPMGSYKMNEKRDYLTRIQVDEFGEAWKGDEKEVWANLCGVEGADKVWQAVFQGKGGARLVKKLFITVGTAEVFLDDCRFFGGESYANTRTVIAKQEKNKDWMEELGSGERIMVECEGEAHVQAVLDAALGYQDGVMTRAIMTWLKTL
- a CDS encoding hypothetical protein (COG:G; COG:M; EggNog:ENOG503NUP2), whose protein sequence is METSRFLFHSSISLCFGYSIVPSGRSFVIFERRGAKTAAAALVSTAFINMRAEMLDNLLPSSNLPSQIPNIMAPTYLIVGATGNTGQSVVETLSKLSTCAVIALTRSLHSPVAKHLAILPNVQVLEKNWMDITAQWLREHEIERAFVATPSQPSQFAEETTFHVAALKAGVKYVVRISTTAANVRPDCEAYYPRIHWAIEALLSTPEFKPLQWTSLQANNFSSFWLATAAEFIKQYRKTGKQDTLRLVASEDAPVGTVDANDVGVLAAHLLLQEDVSPHNNAKYVVNGPEDITGRQILELVERYIGTSVDNVIFKDMSFLDYVIGATQGSQSVLMSMKHGPETAWNGECTASATSEAVLKLAAPTRTPADTLKAMLQE
- a CDS encoding hypothetical protein (COG:S; EggNog:ENOG50) produces the protein MIFTFIFAGLLLQVVLVTSQNVIVGKLLRFACSQLVIERTDPLVNPGLSPSPHTHQIVGGNSFNVTMDPSEMEPSRASTCTTCTYSEDFSNYWTASLYFRSPENGSFKLVPQRPNFVGLDGVRHPVGGGITVYYMTSVFGSTSGNGKVTAFPPGFRMLAGSPDITSKDRTFPGICHRCNGNTTGFTPCDSADSSELPTKVCPGGIRGSVIFPSCWDGKNLDSPDHSSHVAYSPVGGGRLAGQACPETHPVRIPQLMYEMLWDTSQFNDPAYFDETAKRQPFVYSFGDG
- a CDS encoding hypothetical protein (COG:S; EggNog:ENOG50); amino-acid sequence: MSIDSIGYGQHGDYIFGWKGDALQRGMDAVLGDDCVNDRCHALEFQSAAEGVACAKPTQVEGEIVGRGGEWLQTLPGNPHLRQA
- a CDS encoding hypothetical protein (EggNog:ENOG503P0J9; COG:I) translates to MADKYIHGHSAAVLAAHSRRTAQRDAAYLIPHIKSHFDILDIGCGPGTISADLAALVPQGRVTCVEITESALNAARSTFTSRSLGNGNFVVGDVTSRLPFEDDSFDVVHLHMVIMHLPCDATVALKEVRRVLKPGGVVGCKEMIMSTTRWFQVDKRLDMWEKAITGTILETGGSPDMGMGLKSAALEAGFEQHKVKSTASSWCFSEEEAVQFFGDSCAERFREGSQLRERTIGGGHATPEEVDDFVKACHEWKEKKGSWFGVMNGELLAWK